A stretch of the Gossypium hirsutum isolate 1008001.06 chromosome D07, Gossypium_hirsutum_v2.1, whole genome shotgun sequence genome encodes the following:
- the LOC107955970 gene encoding uncharacterized protein, with the protein MRSSICCFCSTVPHTEDVDEFEQLEEVKSSRSTPRSPYLIKEKCRNLMAWIGKGGHKHYASSDFSYDPMSYALNFEDESSRADELPFVNFSSRLRSTPDRLPAIKHLGETQVPVRREVCAYS; encoded by the coding sequence ATGAGATCGTCGATCTGTTGCTTTTGTTCGACGGTGCCGCATACCGAAGACGTTGATGAATTTGAGCAGTTGGAGGAGGTGAAGTCCTCGAGGTCGACGCCTAGATCGCCTTACTTGATTAAGGAAAAATGCAGGAACCTAATGGCTTGGATCGGGAAAGGAGGGCACAAGCACTACGCCTCCTCTGATTTCAGTTACGATCCCATGAGCTACGCGCTAAATTTCGAGGACGAGTCGAGTCGAGCTGACGAGCTTCCTTTCGTCAACTTCTCGTCCCGACTCCGATCTACGCCGGACCGGTTACCGGCGATCAAGCACTTAGGTGAAACGCAGGTGCCGGTACGGCGGGAAGTCTGTGCGTACAGTTGA